In Trichoderma atroviride chromosome 2, complete sequence, one DNA window encodes the following:
- a CDS encoding uncharacterized protein (TransMembrane:1 (i91-115o)~CAZy:AA1) codes for MNSARLGESDSIDSARTRSLPYHDNIGPGSSPSSRVSTVSAMDAAGVRQQRDSTDAPDEEAYQELSEHEPFIRLSHGSTPLRQSRPRPPSVWKLGLCFFIATISVLALSIVPFSLQALSKESSSDTHELGEPPIGDETDHNEVDAEPGSEHASEDSDGSNPKLIVIQHEEEISSMPTLRDASQYVLSNSWDFDAAPVVREYHWTIVDGRLNPDGVFRPMILVNNQFPGPLVECNDGDTIRVIVDNKAINATSMHFHGLFQNGTNSMDGAVGITQCPIAPNSSFTYEFQVQNQSGTYWYHAHHSAQASDGLVGPVVVHSKDERTTLQKLEYASDRIVMVQDHYHNLTSEILMDYLKPDMENNEPVPDNGLINGRGMRDCKDFEGWDCDASNATAPVFDLAAGQRHRLRIINVGAFAEFQIQWDEHPFYVTEVDGTDVFPEPFHRLNILPAQRYSIVLETNVTTADAFWMRARMVTHCFTTKNRRLQSETRAVIRYTSPETKALDKDPNSKDWPDAIEVQCRDLNVSALHPVISMNPPPADKYMRFDASFMIGDWRLSRGFFNQSTWHLNMTHPSLHRFLDAPANATSLGSPIAVNNLAYDYKKELVIQTEGIRTIDFAINNFDDGNHPFHLHGHKFFVLVQGRGGYPPSEEDLPAFLQQHDLENNPLRRDTVTVEGYSWAVIRIVLDNPGMWAFHCHNMWHAESGMVMQLLVRSDVVRGWSVKEQERAMCGLEGVTTGMRPDDSIWFGNFGEK; via the coding sequence ATGAACTCGGCTCGTCTTGGTGAAAGCGACAGCATTGACAGTGCCCGAACTCGGAGCTTGCCGTACCATGACAATATTGGCCCTGGcagctcgccatcctcgagaGTGTCCACGGTGAGTGCAATGGACGCTGCCGGAGTGCGTCAACAGCGAGACTCGACTGATGCTCCGGACGAAGAGGCGTATCAGGAGCTCAGTGAGCATGAGCCATTCATTCGTCTCTCGCATGGCTCAACGCCTCTCCGTCAGTCTCGACCACGCCCGCCGTCTGTATGGAAGCTgggcctctgcttcttcattgcTACCATCTCTGTCCTGGCACTATCCATCGTTCCCTTTAGCCTTCAGGCACTTTCCAAGGAATCGTCTTCGGACACCCATGAGTTGGGAGAGCCTCCCATTGGGGATGAGACTGATCACAATGAGGTCGATGCCGAGCCTGGTTCCGAACATGCGTCAGAAGATTCAGATGGAAGCAATCCCAAGCTGATTGTCATTCAGCATGAGGAAGAAATATCAAGTATGCCAACACTGAGAGATGCTTCGCAGTACGTCTTATCGAATTCTTGGGACTTCGACGCTGCCCCTGTTGTTAGAGAATACCATTGGACGATTGTAGACGGACGCTTGAACCCTGATGGCGTCTTTCGGCCAATGATACTCGTCAACAACCAGTTCCCCGGGCCACTGGTCGAGTGTAACGATGGCGACACCATTCGTGTCATTGTTGACAACAAAGCTATTAATGCTACCTCAATGCACTTCCACGGACTCTTTCAGAATGGCACCAATTCTATGGATGGTGCCGTTGGCATTACTCAATGCCCTATTGCTCCCAACTCAAGCTTCACTTACGAATTCCAAGTTCAAAACCAGTCAGGCACTTATTGGTACCATGCTCATCATAGTGCTCAGGCTTCAGATGGCCTAGTTGGACCTGTCGTTGTTCACTCCAAGGACGAGAGAACCACTCTGCAGAAGCTGGAATATGCTTCTGATAGGATTGTCATGGTTCAAGATCACTATCATAACCTTACTTCGGAGATATTGATGGACTATCTCAAACCAGATATGGAGAATAATGAGCCTGTTCCCGACAACGGTCTCATCAATGGTCGCGGTATGCGTGATTGCAAGGACTTTGAAGGCTGGGACTGTGACGCCAGTAATGCCACAGCTCCCGTCTTTGACCTTGCTGCCGGTCAAAGACACCGTCTACGCATTATCAACGTTGGAGCCTTTGCCGAGTTTCAAATTCAGTGGGATGAACATCCCTTTTATGTTACCGAAGTCGACGGCACCGATGTATTTCCTGAGCCTTTTCATCGTCTTAACATCCTCCCAGCACAGCGTTATAGCATTGTCCTGGAAACCAATGTCACCACTGCCGATGCTTTTTGGATGAGGGCCCGCATGGTAACTCACTGTTTCACCACCAAAAACCGTCGCCTACAGTCCGAGACCCGAGCTGTGATCCGCTACACCTCTCCCGAAACTAAAGCACTAGACAAAGATCCAAACAGCAAGGATTGGCCCGACGCCATTGAAGTCCAATGTCGCGATTTAAACGTTTCCGCTCTACATCCTGTCATTTCAATGAACCCGCCACCCGCAGACAAATACATGCGCTTCGACGCCAGCTTCATGATTGGAGACTGGCGCCTCTCACGTGGATTCTTTAACCAATCCACCTGGCATCTCAATATGACTCATCCCTCACTCCATCGTTTTCTCGACGCACCTGCAAATGCGACTTCCCTTGGCTCCCCCATCGCTGTCAATAACCTCGCCTACGACTACAAAAAGGAGCTTGTCATCCAAACCGAGGGCATTCGCACCATTGACTTTGCCATCAACAATTTCGACGACGGTAATCACCCATTCCATCTCCACGGCCACAAATTCTTCGTCCTTGTCCAAGGCCGCGGCGGGTATCCCCCCTCAGAGGAAGATCTTCCGGCttttctccagcagcacgaCCTGGAGAACAATCCCCTCCGACGCGATACCGTCACGGTAGAGGGATATAGTTGGGCTGTCATTCGCATCGTTCTCGACAATCCCGGCATGTGGGCCTTTCATTGTCACAACATGTGGCACGCTGAATCGGGCATGGtgatgcagctgctggtaAGGAGTGACGTCGTCAGGGGATGGTCTGTCAAGGAGCAAGAGAGGGCTATGTGTGGCCTTGAGGGCGTCACTACAGGAATGAGACCGGATGATAGCATCTGGTTTGGCAATTTTGGTGAAAAGTAA
- a CDS encoding uncharacterized protein (SECRETED:SignalP(1-17)), with protein sequence MLSTVVSLLAAASLASAGVVKEPCAPSKPVKTTTAWESVYTATGTAAVAAAAATAKTSSPTSHVKGKAFDRFVVVYFENQDFDKADGDPNFTFFSKKGIKLTNYFGVTHPSQPNYLSSVAGDYFGMQNDDLYATDFNVSTVIDLLEDRGISWGHYEEDMPYSGYEGFNYVNTKNGANDYVRKHNPAILANSVTHYEQRLSQIKNLSLIDTGRSMFHKDLKENKLPQWMFITPNMTSDGHDSTVAVAGKWCRTFLEPLLNNKNFMQNTLVLLTWDESETYTTRNNILGILLGGAVPKHLVGTTDNNFYNHYSEIATVEANWNLHTLGRWDVGANVFDWVAQKTGDRLRKWPSTEAADSYFWNVSYAGIFNEDGGNHEYPAPNLKLDHSFSGRTILPSIKKTWEKTTLASYYADTIEVSDGLNPPKGYTPVSTSD encoded by the exons ATGCTGTCCACGGTTGTCTCTCTGCTGGCCGCTGCCAGCTTGGCTTCTGCCGGCGTCGTCAAGGAGCCTTGCGCGCCGTCCAAGCCCGTCAAGACCACCACTGCCTGGGAGTCGGTCTATACCGCCACCggcactgctgctgttgccgctgccgctgccacggCCAAGACCAGCAGCCCGACCAGCCacgtcaagggcaaggcctTTGACCGCTTCGTGGTCGTCTACTTTGAGAATCAGGACTTTGACAAGGCCGATGGTGACC CCAACTTCactttcttctccaagaaggGCATCAAGTTGACAAACTACTTTGGCGTCACTCACCCATCGCAGCCCAACTACCTCTCCTCCGTTGCTGGCGACTACTTTGGCATGCAGAACGATGACTTGTACGCCACCGACTTCAATGTGTCGACTGTCATCGACCTTCTCGAGGATCGTGGCATCTCTTGGGGCCATTACGAGGAAGACATGCCCTACTCTGGCTACGAGGGTTTCAACTACGTCAACACCAAGAACGGTGCCAACGACTACGTTCGCAAACACAACCCTGCTATTCTCGCCAACAGCGTAACCCACTATGAGCAGCGCCTGTCTCAAATCAAGAACCTGTCTCTCATCGACACTGGCAGGTCCATGTTCCACAAGGACCTCAAGGAGAACAAGCTGCCTCAATGGATGTTTATCACTCCCAACATGACCTCTGACGGACACGACAGCACAGTCGCCGTCGCTGGCAAATGGTGCCGCACTTTCCTCGAGCCCCTtctcaacaacaaaaacTTCATGCAAAACACCCTGGTGCTTCTTACCTGGGACGAGAGTGAGACCTACACTACTCGCAATAACATTCTTGGCATCTTGCTCGGTGGCGCTGTCCCCAAGCACCTTGTTGGCACTACTGACAACAACTTTTACAACCACTACTCCGAGATTGCTACCGTCGAGGCCAACTGGAACCTCCACACTCTGGGTCGCTGGGATGTTGGTGCCAATGTCTTCGATTGGGTCGCTCAGAAGACTGGCGACCGTCTTCGCAAGTGGCCATCCACTGAAGCGGCCGACAGCTACTTCTGGAATGTCTCATATGCCGGAATCTTCAATGAGGATGGTGGCAACCACGAGTACCCAGCCCCCAACCTGAAGCTCGACCACAGCTTCTCCGGCCGCACCATTCTCCCTTCTATCAAGAAGACTTGGGAGAAAACCACGCTTGCCTCCTACTACGCCGATACCATTGAGGTCTCCGACGGCCTCAACCCTCCCAAGGGTTACACTCCGGTTTCTACCAGCGACTAA
- a CDS encoding uncharacterized protein (antiSMASH:Cluster_2.4~SMCOG1105:amidase) — protein sequence MALDWEKIAEAKRQAILDSIPQKWRLDKIPSAEEQKDVTDGYIRQFLNSKESEITETDIGGLAKQIAAGNWTSLEVTEAFCHRASIAHQLVNCVHEFFFDAAIESAKALDAYFAKHKKTIGLLHGVPISLKDQLHVKGAETTMGYVGWIDTFEGNRDDPRKGTFESEIVRELRNLGAVFYCKTSCPQTLMSGETFNNIIEYTWNPKNRFLCSGGSSGGEGALIRLKGSPGGLGTDIAGSVRMPAAFSGTYGIKPTWDRLPYRGIATSMDGQNSILSSVGTMATTAAGAKLLVQAILSQQPWLYDPRVVDMPWRDTLEAETKELTKVTSKGPLVFGVLKTDGVVNPQPPVARAISILTAALIKAGHKVVEWTPPANSHQAMMAAIVNSWRYDGGKDVHDALALSGEKIHPQIQRLFGTSPTEQFNGTQIAANNIERRRLQTEYMDYWNSTIEVTGTGRPVDGFICPVAPYAAARPQKYKYYGYSAFVNVLNYTSVNVPVTLADQNIDKYDPGYTPLNELDRATVEYYDAELYDGAHVGLQIVGRSYTEEKMLVIAEYVSELLSQDNA from the exons ATGGCCCTAGACTGGGAGAAAATAGCGGAAGCAAAGCGTCAAGCAATTCTTGACTCTATTCCGCAGAAATGGCGCCTTGATAAAATTCCTTCTGCCGAGGAACAGAAAGATGTTACAGATGGATATATACGCCAGTTTCTCAACAGCAAGGAAAGTGAGATTACAGAAACCGACATTGGAGGTCTTGCGAAACAAATCGCAGCAGGAAACTGGACTTCTCTTGAGGTGACTGAGGCGTTTTGCCATCGAGCATCAATTGCCCACCAACTG GTGAATTGTGTGCACGAATTCTTTTTTGACGCCGCTATCGAATCGGCCAAAGCCCTCGATGCTTACTTTGCTAAGCACAAGAAGACAATTGGACTGCTTCACGGCGTACCCATTTCTCTAAAAGATCAACTTCATGTCAAAGGAGCCGAGACGACCATGGGCTATGTCGGCTGGATTGACACGTTCGAAGGAAACAGAGACGATCCAAGAAAAGGAACATTTGAGAGCGAAATAGTCAGAGAGCTTCGCAACCTTGGGGCTGTTTTCTACTGCAAGACCAGCTGCCCCCAAACTCTGATGTCTGGCGAGACTTTCAATAACATTATCGAGTACACATGGAATCCAAAGAATCGATTCCTTTGCTCAGGAGGCAGTTCTGGTGGCGAAGGCGCCCTAATCCGTTTGAAAGGTTCACCGGGTGGACTTGGGACAGACATCGCCGGCTCAGTCAGAATGCCGGCCGCATTTAGTGGGACATATGGTATCAAGCCAACGTGGGACCGATTGCCTTACAGGGGAATAGCAACCTCTATGGATGGCCAGAACAGCATTTTGTCTTCTGTTGGGACAATGGCCACAACGGCGGCGGGAGCTAAGCTGCTCGTTCAAGCAATATTATCCCAGCAGCCATGGTTGTACGATCCTCGGGTTGTTGACATGCCATGGCGCGACACACTAGAAGCAGAGACCAAAGAACTCACAAAGGTGACCTCGAAAGGGCCACTTGTATTCGGAGTCTTGAAAACTGATGGAGTTGTGAATCCTCAGCCTCCTGTCGCTCGCGCCATCTCCATACTCACAGCGGCTCTCATAAAGGCTGGGCATAAAGTCGTTGAATGGACGCCACCAGCCAACTCTCATCAGGCAATGATGGCTGCCATAGTCAATTCATGGCGCTATGATGGGGGAAAAGATGTTCATGACGCTTTGGCTCTCTCGGGAGAAAAGATTCATCCACAGATACAACGACTATTTGGAACCTCTCCAACGGAGCAATTTAACGGCACTCAAATTGCAGCAAACAACATTGAGAGACGTCGTTTACAAACCGAATACATGGATTACTGGAACTCTACTATTGAGGTGACTGGCACGGGTCGACCAGTCGACGGTTTTATTTGTCCAGTTGCACCTTATGCGGCGGCAAGACCTcaaaagtataaatattacGGTTACAGTGCATTTGTTAATGTATTGAACTACACCAGTGTCAATGTGCCTGTCACTCTGGCGGATCAGAACATTGACAAGTACGATCCGGGTTATACTCCTTTGAATGAGCTCGACCGAGCTACTGTTGAATATTACGACGCAGAATTATATGATGGAGCGCATGTTGGCTTACAGATTGTCGGGAGGAGCTATACTGAAGAGAAGATGCTTGTCATTGCTGAGTATGTAAGCGAGTTATTATCTCAAGATAATGCTTAG
- a CDS encoding uncharacterized protein (EggNog:ENOG41~TransMembrane:5 (i12-37o43-66i168-192o198-220i241-261o)), producing MSKSRSPLLIRFLSDFTLGFSDGLTVPFALTAGLSSLGRTDTVIYAGLAELCAGSISMGIGGYLSAKDELPSDQAKDRDGDEEELKGMLRQDAGMDGMDEKNKDAQEVLVRQHLEPLALPGWMVADIMSTIKERQGLYDTARQLQFARSELSAGESSYNSDQLPISPVASGISISLGYIIGGAIPLLPYFFAATVGLGLRWSIAACLVALMSFGAGKSWLLRSGNASSSWMHCLWEGLQMMILGSVAAIASVLCVSLLGGGENEMKG from the coding sequence ATGTCGAAATCAAGAAGCCCTCTCCTCATCCGATTCCTCTCAGACTTCACCCTCGGCTTCTCAGATGGCTTAACAGTGCCCTTTGCCCTGACCGCGGGCCTCAGCTCCCTTGGCCGCACCGACACCGTCATCTACGCCGGTCTGGCTGAACTCTGTGCGGGAAGCATCAGCATGGGCATTGGCGGCTACCTTTCTGCGAAAGACGAATTGCCTTCGGATCAGGCGAAAGACCGGGATGgcgacgaggaagagctcAAGGGCATGCTGCGTCAGGATGCTGGGATGGATGGCATGGatgaaaagaataaagatgCGCAAGAAGTGCTTGTGAGGCAGCATTTGGAACCTCTCGCTCTGCCGGGTTGGATGGTTGCGGATATCATGTCGACCATCAAAGAGCGTCAGGGCTTATACGATACAGCCCGCCAATTACAGTTTGCGCGATCTGAGCTCTCCGCCGGCGAGAGCTCATATAACAGCGATCAACTGCCCATTTCTCCAGTTGCTTCCGGTATTTCCATCTCGCTAGGCTACATCATCGGCGGCGCCATTCCTCTACTGCCGTACTTTTTCGCTGCGACTGTCGGCCTTGGTCTCCGATGGAGCATCGCAGCGTGCCTGGTGGCGTTGATGTCTTTTGGCGCAGGTAAGAGCTGGTTGTTGAGGAGCGGAAATGCATCTAGCAGTTGGATGCACTGTCTCTGGGAAGGACTGCAGATGATGATTCTGGGCAGCGTGGCTGCGATAGCGTCGGTCTTGTGCGTGTCGCTGCTAGGAGGGGGCGAAAACGAGATGAAGGGCTGA
- a CDS encoding uncharacterized protein (antiSMASH:Cluster_2.4), translating to MAIQFCGPCGNTLDISPNSTVQCDCCGSMNKTSPETTNDAAITEFGFRGYLAYDQGNMPKMWREGSPIHDPTIKKRR from the exons ATGGCGATCCAATTCTGTGGCCCATGCGGAAATACTCTCGATATCTCGCCGAATTCAACAGTCCAGTGCGACTGCTGTGGTTCTATGAACAAGA CTTCGCCGGAAACGACAAACGACGCAGCAATTACCGAGTTTGGCTTCCGTGGATACTTGGCCTACGACCAGGGAAACATGCCCAAAATGTGGCGCGAAGGAAGTCCGATACACGACCCTACAATTAAGAAGCGCCGATGA
- a CDS encoding uncharacterized protein (EggNog:ENOG41~antiSMASH:Cluster_2.4), which yields MRTRTRNICTAVARAVGEVPEAEPLENDISSGGQAVHCLATLFFCLTSIVPPIFNFDYSRYRSSDFLTLRHEVWAIKERDYSTSFYQIMPDGSRSQRSRDWEAELIPVGDLGYSGSTFLMTRNGKYIVKSLDRRFEYRFFMHELFRPYVDHMTAYPGSLLVRVTDMLYVPGSNLNRLLGLSATHLVIMENLLHGKEKDENENARAQWSTYDLKPDNYFFPERDIAGGSLSSENVKNKLVDQMPSRLRVSAQMKDQLFTILNADTEFLANSNVVDYSLFLVRLPGPGQHPKSQSSTKFPPSDDTQLAAKRNDTETWRNGVPSIDGKWIYRIVIIDFFWARHMLQPRILSGLVKTFNIYAKKGPMSITADPIEYRRRFIDMVHKLMSGSDA from the coding sequence ATGCGAACTCGGACTCGCAACATCTGTACTGCTGTTGCTCGTGCCGTGGGCGAGGTTCCAGAGGCAGAGCCGTTGGAAAATGACATATCAAGCGGAGGTCAGGCTGTCCACTGTTTGGCCACCCTCTTTTTCTGTTTAACGAGCATTGTCCCGCCCATATTCAACTTCGACTATTCACGATACCGCTCTTCCGATTTCCTCACATTGAGGCATGAAGTCTGGGCGATTAAAGAACGCGATTATTCGACTTCCTTTTACCAGATTATGCCAGATGGCTCACGGTCACAACGGAGCCGTGATTGGGAGGCGGAACTTATTCCGGTTGGAGATCTAGGATATAGCGGCTCGACGTTTCTTATGACTCGCAACGGGAAATATATCGTCAAGTCACTAGATCGCCGATTCGAATACCGCTTCTTCATGCACGAACTATTTCGTCCTTATGTGGACCATATGACGGCTTATCCTGGCAGCCTTCTAGTCCGCGTCACGGATATGCTCTATGTTCCAGGATCAAACTTGAACAGGCTTCTGGGTCTCTCGGCAACACACCTTGTTATCATGGAGAATTTGTTACacggaaaagagaaagacgaAAATGAGAATGCTAGGGCTCAATGGAGTACCTATGATCTAAAGCCAGACAATTATTTCTTCCCGGAGCGCGATATCGCCGGCGGTAGTTTGTCATCTGAGAATGTGAAAAACAAGCTGGTTGATCAAATGCCCAGCCGATTACGAGTCTCAGCGCAAATGAAGGATCAGCTTTTCACCATATTGAACGCAGATACAGAATTCCTTGCGAACTCGAATGTGGTTGACTATTCTCTGTTTCTGGTTCGGCTTCCTGGTCCTGGGCAACATCCAAAATCTCAGTCTAGTACGAAGTTTCCTCCAAGCGATGATACACAACTAGCTGCTAAGAGGAATGATACAGAGACTTGGAGAAATGGAGTGCCATCCATTGACGGTAAATGGATATATCGTATCGTTATTATAGATTTCTTCTGGGCCAGACACATGTTGCAGCCGAGGATACTGTCGGGGCTTGTCAAAACATTCAACATCTATGCCAAAAAAGGTCCAATGAGTATTACAGCGGACCCGATTGAGTACAGGAGGCGTTTCATTGATATGGTTCACAAGTTGATGTCAGGAAGCGATGCTTAG